GAACTGTCCCTGGTCGCGCCAGATGCCGATCCGGGCGGACTGCTTCTGCACGTGGGCCTGGTCAAGGAGATGTACTTCTGGTTCCGCGACCAGGGATCACTCGACCTCGTGATACCGCTTACGTTCTAACGGGCGCGGGTGCGAGAATGGCGAGCACCAGCAACCGCGACTCGCCGGTGTTTCTCACCCCGTGTGGCACACCTTCGGGCGCCACCAGCAGATCGCCCGCGACCATCGGCAGCTCCTGCGCCTCGAGCAGGAACACGCCTTGGCCTTCGAGCACGTGATAGACCTTGTCCTGTCCCGCGTGCGCGTGCAGCTTGTGCTCCTGGCCCGGCTCGAAGGCGTTCAACCCGACCAGCAGCCTCGCCGACTCGAAGAGGGTCGTCTTGCCCATCTTGCCGTGGGCGTACCCGGCGTGGTCGGCCGGCCGAATCACCGAAGGGTGTGTCACTGCGGCCTCCGCGCCGAGATGTTCAGGCGCCAGTAGTCGAGGGTGAACGGCGGGTCTTGGCGTGCCGACAGCTCGGTGACGCGATCGATGAACGCCTGCTTGAGCGAGGGATTCGGCAATCGCTCGAGATGCGCATGGTAGATCACGGTGGTGACGAACTCGCGGTAGTCGGCCTCGGTGGCGAGCGTGGTCGGCGCTGCTTCGATGCTGGTCACGACGGTGTCGAAACCGGCGCGCGTCAGGCGCTCGGCCGTGGTCTCGGCGTTGGCGAACTCCCACGGCCCCGGCCAGTCCGAGAAGTACGGCGCAAACGGCTCGGCGGACATCAGTTGTTGAGCCAGCGCATGCGCGCGAACCAGGTTGGGACCGCCCCCACACTGTGCCATCAGCCGTCCACCAGGGCGCAGCGTGGTCAGGATGTTGTTGAACAGCGCCTGGTGATCCTTGACCCAGTGAAAGGTGGCGGTGCTGAAGACGAGGTCAGCCCAGTTCGCGAACGGCAGATCGGGCAACGCCACCTGCACGAAGCCGACCCGCGGGCCGAAGGCGGGCCGCAGGTTGGCGCGGGCGGTCATCAACATGTTCCACGATCGGTCGATGGCGATGAGGCGGCCGTGCGGCAGCCTCGCCAGCAATTCACCGGTCAGCCGGCCGCTGCCGCAGCCGGCGTCGATCGCGCGCTCGTCGCCGTTCACCGACAGGCGCGACAGCACCTTCTGTCCCCAACTGGTCTGGGGGCCCGACACCTTGTGATACGCCGCCGCATTCCACTCCGTCACGCCTCCTAGTGTAGCCTTGCGAGTTGGCGATGTCGTTTCCGGCTACACGGTTGTCGGTCGTCGAGCGCACGCGCAGCGAGGATGAGGAGGTCCGGCGCGTCGCGTGGGCCACGATCGAGGCCTACTGGAAACCGGCGGCATCCCGAACCTAGTAGGTGAACATGCGGTCGTGCTCGAGCGAAAGCTTGAGCAGCACCGCCGGCGGCGCAAACTGCGCTGGCTTGCCATGCAGGTCGGCGGCGGTCAACCCGCGGGCCGTGCTCGACATGCCCGACAGGTAGAATTTCCCGCCGCCTTTGACGATGGCGTCGAAGTGTTCGCGGAGCCGGCCGGTACCAATACCGGTGAGGCCGTCGAGCGTGGCATCGCGCAGGAGCTGGACGGCGTCGCCGGCAAGAAAGACCGACACGGCGTGCCCTTCTTCAAGGGCGGTCCGGGCGACCAGGAAGGCGAGGGCGGCCCGCGTGGCGCTTTCGGGCCCATGCGTCACGTGAACGAGGATCCGGGCCTTCGCCGCGGGCTGGTCACTGCCAGTACCCGCAGGCGCCATTCCGGGAATCAGGCCGAGGGTGAGGGCGAGCATCAGGGGTTTCATGCCGGTTTGGCCATGGCCAGCGCCTGCTCGCGGCTCAAGTCCATCTGGTGGACTTGCTTCGCGTGTGCCTGCGCCTTCGCGATGACTTCGTCGTCTGACGCGCCCTTCAGGACGAACCCGCACGGGCAGTTAATAACCTTGTTCATGTGGTCAGCTCCCTTCGACAGGTAAGATACGCCGCATCCCTTGCCGCAACATTTCGGCAACCTTGGAAAAAGCTTGGTGACGCCGCGCATCTATCTCACGGGCTCGATCGCGATTGAACACGGCGACTGCCTGGTGCCCGAGCGGTCGTTTCCCGGCCGCCAGGGCCGCATTGCCTTCGCCTTTCTGGTGGCGCATCGCCATCGCACGATCCAGCGGGCCGACCTGGCCGGGGCGATCTGGTCCGACAGCGACGCCGGGCAAGGGGACACCGCGCTCGACGCGATTATCAGCAAGCTGCGGGGCGTTCTCAAGACGGCTGGTTTTTCGCCAGACCAAGCCAGCATCGTGGCCGCCTCGGGCACCGTCGCGCTGAGCTTGCCGGCGCACGCATGGGTCGACCTGGAAGTGGCGGCGAACGCACTCGACGAGGCCGAGGGCGCGCTGCGGCGCGGTGACATGGCCTCGGCGTGGAGCCAGGCGAACGTCGCGGTCACTATCGGGCGGCGATCCTTTCTTGCCGATGCCGAGGCGCCGTGGATCGAAGCGCGCCGGTCTGTGCAGCGTGCCACCCTGGTCCGGGGCCTGCAGTGCCTCGCCACCGTCAGTCCGCAGATCGGCGACCCGCTGCTGTCGGTGCAGTACGCCGGCGAGATGGTCGAACTCGAGCCGTTTCGCGAGACGGCCTACCAGCTCTTGATGAAAGCCCATGCGGCGACGGGCGACCGCGCTGAAGCCTTGCGTGTGTTCGCGCGTTGTCGCGAGCTGTTACGTGACGAACTGGGCGTGAGCCCGTCGCCCCAGACCGAGGCCGTGTACCTCGAGATTCTGCGTGCCACTCAGGCTCGTTAGGGACAGTAAGCACCCCAGGCACTTTAGGCACTTAGGCACCCTAGGCACCTTAGGCACCTTAGGCACCCAAATCAATATGCCCACGACCGGAAGGCCAGCAGGCCCCAGGACGAGAGGTAGGCGCTCAACACGAGCGCGCACACTGACACGGTGAGGGCGTAGGCGCGCAGCCAGGGGCCCGCGCCGCGCCGCCAGGCGTCGAGGGTAAAGAGCAGCGACATGATGGCGGTCGCCGGCAGCAGGATGGAACCCACGAAGATCGCGGCGGTCCAGAGGTTTTGGGTGCCGAGGCTGCGGTCGGACACATTCATGATGCCGAGGAGGATCAGCAGCACGCCGGCACTGACCATCAAGAGCGTGCTCTTCATCCACCAGAAGCCCTCGGGCGCGGCGCGCGGCGCATGAACGGCCCACGGAATGAGCAGGGCAAGCGGCGTGAACGCCAGGACGAAGGCCAGCAGCACCGGCCAGCGGATGAGCTCCACCTGCCAACGCGGACGCCGCTCCGCATAGAGAAAGCCGCCGGTGAGCACCATCGTGCCGAGATCATCGGTGGTGAACACCCGGGTCGCGCCGGCATCGGCGTCACTCCTGAACAAGTTCGTGGATACCGGAATCAGGTCCGCCGGGTTGCCGAACACCGGGTCGAGTTGCAGGCCCTCGGCCGTGGCCGTCACGGTGGTTCCGGTCGCCAGCCACTCGAGGAACGCCGCGGCCTGGTTTCGTGGGTTGGCCGGATGGTAGTAGCCCTCGTACCCCTTCAAGACGTCGGCAGGCACGATGGCCCGGGGTTTCGCTGGTGGCTCGACATCGGCTTTCAAGTAACGGACCGCGAGTTGAGAGATGCGTTGCATGGCCTGCGTGGTGTGCGTGGAGTTGAGGAGCACGACGAAGCCCACGTCGCGTGACGTCGAGTACGCGAAGAGCGACTGGAAGCCGTCGATGCCGCCGCCGTGGCCGAGCATTGGGAAGCCCTCGATGGTGGACGCCGCGAACGCCGAACCATAGCCGGTGTGCAGGCCCGCGTCCGACGCCAGCGACGTGCGCGGGTGTTCCATGTTGCTCAGGTATTCCGGATCGATGACCAGCTGTTCTTCGGTCTCGCCCCAGTTGAGCAGCAACTGGACGAACTGTCCGAGTTCGGCCGCTGACGTGTGCAGGTTGCCGGCCGGCCGCAGGTAGATGGGCAGGTAGTCGACGGGCGGTCCGGTCCGGTCGCGGTAGCCCTTAGCCAGCAGGGCTTCGTCCTCGCGAGTCAGGCGGAAGCTGCTGGTCGTCATGCCAATCGGCTCGAAGGTCCGCCGGGCGATGAAGTCTTCGTACGGCTCGCCGGTGATCTTCTCGATCAGGAACCCGGCGACGCCGAACCCGGGATTGGAGTACGCCACGCGCGTGCCCGGCCGCCACCGCACATCGCGCGACCGCGGATTGCGGTGCAGCGCCTCGAGCAGCGGGAGATCGGGGGCGTCTTCGAGGTTGTAGATCTCGTTGAAGCGCATGTCGTCGAACCCCGCGGTGTGCTGCAGCAGGTGAATGACGCGCACCGGACTGCCCGCTTCCCACGGATTGTCGAACGGCACCTCCGAGGCGATCTCCACGATCGGCGTATCGAGGTCGACGTCGCCGTCTTCCGACAGCTGCACCAGCGCCATCGCGACAAAGGTCTTGCTGATGGAGCCGGCGCGGAAATGCGTGTCGGCGGTGACCGGCGTCCTCCGATCGCGATCGGCCAGGCCTACGCCACCGGCCCACTCGACACCCGGCTGGCGCACCAGGGCGACGGCCGCGCCCGGGATGCCGGTCTCGTCCAGCACCTTCTGCACCGCCGCCCGAAATTCCTCGACGCTTCTTGGCCAGGGATCGGCGGGCGATTGCCCGACCAGCACAGTCGATGAGGTTGCAAGCGCGATCAGAAACAGAACAGGAGGCCAAGAGTTCAGGAGCAATTTGCTCAAGTACTCCTGACCTCCTGATCTCCTGTTCAGATTTCTTACGTCCATGGCAGATCGACGGCGCCACGGGCCTGGCGTTCGGCCAGGTCCGGCAGGCCCGAGATCAGTCTCAGCACGTCGTCGGGGAGGTCGCGAGGAGACCAGGTGGAGGAATCCACGCAGGCGACGCGGACAAACCCCTCTGCCAGCAACTGCGCGGTGGCGTCGTCGCGGATCTCGAAGGCGTGATGCAGGCGCCGCGCGTGCTCGACCGTGGTGCTGATGCCAACCCGCACGATCTGACCGGCCCTGGCCGGGGCGCGGAATTTCGAGTGCACTTCCACTCGGGGCATGCCGAACTGATGCGAGTCGAGCAGTGACTGCCGCGAGCGGCCCAGTGACGCGAACAGCTCCTCCTCGGCATCCTCGAACCAGCGGAGGAAGTTCGGGAACCACACCACGCCCGCGGCGTCGGTGTCGGACCAATGCACCTTCTTGCGAATCTGAAAGAAGCTCGACATGGCGTTAACTGTAAACTCTTAGCTATCCGCATGGAAGGTTGGCACGGCTGGGACGAGTACGCCGCGTATTACGACTGGGAGAACGCCCAGACGGTGGGCCGTCGCGACATTGCCTTCTGGAGGCGCATGGCTTCGGCCACGAAAGGCCCGGTGCTGGAACTTGGTTGTGGCACCGGTCGGGTGGCGTTGCCGGTGGCCCGCGCGGGCGCCACCGTGGTCGGCATTGACCGCTCCGAGCCCATGCTCGACCGCGCCCGCAAGCGGGTGAAGCGCGCCCGGCTGCAGGCGCAGGTTCACCTGGTCCGCGGCGACATCCGGTACCTGCCGTTCCCCGACAAGACCTTCCCGCTCGTGATGGCGCCGTACGGCATCCTGCAGTCGCTGCTGGCCGAGCGCGACCTCACCAGGACGCTGGCCGCGGTGTCTCGCGTCCTGACCCGCAAGGGCACGTTTGGCCTGGAGCTGGTGGCCGACCTGCCGGCGTGGGACGAATACACCAAGCGCATCAGCATGCGCGGCAAACGTGGTCCGAATGGCAAGCCGATTACGCTGGTGGAGTCGGTGGTGCAGGACCGGGCCAGGCAGATCACCCGCTTCGAGCAGGAGTTCGTCGAGGGCCGGGGGAAAGGGGCGGTGCGAAAGAAGTTTGGGCTCGCCTTCCGCACCCTGACCGTGCCGCAAATGGTGAGGCGGCTCGAAAAGGCGGGCCTGGAGGTGTCGGCGCTGCTTGGCGATTACCAGGGCGGTCCCTGGGACCTTCGCGCCGAAGTCTGGATCATCCTGGCCCGGCGGGGGTAACATAGCCATTTCCGCCGTGCCGCAGGCAACCCTGAAGGGTTGCCTCCACAGGCATCGGCATTCAGGAGTTACTGCATGTCCGGCCATTCCAAGTGGCACACGATTAAGCACAAGAAGGGCGCCGCCGACGCCAAGCGCGGCAAGATCTTCACGCGCCTGATCAAGGAACTGACCGTCGCGGCCCGCAGCGGTGGCGGCGACCCCGGCATGAACCCGCGGCTGCGCACGATTATTGCGGCGGCCAAAGAGGTGAACATGCCCGCCGACAACATCAAGAAGGCGATTCTGCGGGGCACCG
This portion of the Acidobacteriota bacterium genome encodes:
- a CDS encoding DsrE family protein; protein product: MAPAGTGSDQPAAKARILVHVTHGPESATRAALAFLVARTALEEGHAVSVFLAGDAVQLLRDATLDGLTGIGTGRLREHFDAIVKGGGKFYLSGMSSTARGLTAADLHGKPAQFAPPAVLLKLSLEHDRMFTY
- a CDS encoding thioesterase family protein, which encodes MSSFFQIRKKVHWSDTDAAGVVWFPNFLRWFEDAEEELFASLGRSRQSLLDSHQFGMPRVEVHSKFRAPARAGQIVRVGISTTVEHARRLHHAFEIRDDATAQLLAEGFVRVACVDSSTWSPRDLPDDVLRLISGLPDLAERQARGAVDLPWT
- a CDS encoding bacterial transcriptional activator domain-containing protein gives rise to the protein MTPRIYLTGSIAIEHGDCLVPERSFPGRQGRIAFAFLVAHRHRTIQRADLAGAIWSDSDAGQGDTALDAIISKLRGVLKTAGFSPDQASIVAASGTVALSLPAHAWVDLEVAANALDEAEGALRRGDMASAWSQANVAVTIGRRSFLADAEAPWIEARRSVQRATLVRGLQCLATVSPQIGDPLLSVQYAGEMVELEPFRETAYQLLMKAHAATGDRAEALRVFARCRELLRDELGVSPSPQTEAVYLEILRATQAR
- a CDS encoding cupin domain-containing protein; translation: MTHPSVIRPADHAGYAHGKMGKTTLFESARLLVGLNAFEPGQEHKLHAHAGQDKVYHVLEGQGVFLLEAQELPMVAGDLLVAPEGVPHGVRNTGESRLLVLAILAPAPVRT
- a CDS encoding serine hydrolase domain-containing protein — its product is MQKVLDETGIPGAAVALVRQPGVEWAGGVGLADRDRRTPVTADTHFRAGSISKTFVAMALVQLSEDGDVDLDTPIVEIASEVPFDNPWEAGSPVRVIHLLQHTAGFDDMRFNEIYNLEDAPDLPLLEALHRNPRSRDVRWRPGTRVAYSNPGFGVAGFLIEKITGEPYEDFIARRTFEPIGMTTSSFRLTREDEALLAKGYRDRTGPPVDYLPIYLRPAGNLHTSAAELGQFVQLLLNWGETEEQLVIDPEYLSNMEHPRTSLASDAGLHTGYGSAFAASTIEGFPMLGHGGGIDGFQSLFAYSTSRDVGFVVLLNSTHTTQAMQRISQLAVRYLKADVEPPAKPRAIVPADVLKGYEGYYHPANPRNQAAAFLEWLATGTTVTATAEGLQLDPVFGNPADLIPVSTNLFRSDADAGATRVFTTDDLGTMVLTGGFLYAERRPRWQVELIRWPVLLAFVLAFTPLALLIPWAVHAPRAAPEGFWWMKSTLLMVSAGVLLILLGIMNVSDRSLGTQNLWTAAIFVGSILLPATAIMSLLFTLDAWRRGAGPWLRAYALTVSVCALVLSAYLSSWGLLAFRSWAY
- a CDS encoding DUF1059 domain-containing protein; the encoded protein is MNKVINCPCGFVLKGASDDEVIAKAQAHAKQVHQMDLSREQALAMAKPA
- a CDS encoding class I SAM-dependent methyltransferase — translated: MTEWNAAAYHKVSGPQTSWGQKVLSRLSVNGDERAIDAGCGSGRLTGELLARLPHGRLIAIDRSWNMLMTARANLRPAFGPRVGFVQVALPDLPFANWADLVFSTATFHWVKDHQALFNNILTTLRPGGRLMAQCGGGPNLVRAHALAQQLMSAEPFAPYFSDWPGPWEFANAETTAERLTRAGFDTVVTSIEAAPTTLATEADYREFVTTVIYHAHLERLPNPSLKQAFIDRVTELSARQDPPFTLDYWRLNISARRPQ
- a CDS encoding class I SAM-dependent methyltransferase, which codes for MEGWHGWDEYAAYYDWENAQTVGRRDIAFWRRMASATKGPVLELGCGTGRVALPVARAGATVVGIDRSEPMLDRARKRVKRARLQAQVHLVRGDIRYLPFPDKTFPLVMAPYGILQSLLAERDLTRTLAAVSRVLTRKGTFGLELVADLPAWDEYTKRISMRGKRGPNGKPITLVESVVQDRARQITRFEQEFVEGRGKGAVRKKFGLAFRTLTVPQMVRRLEKAGLEVSALLGDYQGGPWDLRAEVWIILARRG